ACCGAGTGCGACAACCGCTTCGACATCGTCCAGTCCTTCACCGACGACACGTTGACGGTGTGCCCGGCATGCTCCGGCAAGCTTCGAAAGCTGTTCAATTCCGTCGGTATCGTCTTCAAGGGCAGCGGCTTCTACCGCACCGACAGTCGCGGTGGCTCGAGCACCTCGAGCGAGGGCGCAGGCGAGAAGAAGTCCGATGCGGCCGCCGCGAAGTCGGACTCGAAGTCCGAGTCCAAGTCCGACTCCAAGCCGGCCGAGAAGAAATCTTCCGATTCGTCGTCGTCGAGCTCCTCGTCTTCGTCATCCACCACGAAAGCTGCTGCAAGCCAGTAGCTTTCCACTTCATCCACAGGCCGGGCCGTTATCCACAGCCCGGCCTTTTCGGCGTTCGAAGTGCCCTCGTCGGCGATAGCGTTCCAGCATGACCGCTCGTAAGAACCGACTCGACTCGACTCTGCTCGATAGCATCACCCTGCGGCCGGCGTGGGTCGGCTCCCCGAAGTTCCGGCGGGTGGCGGCAGGCGCATTGGTGGCACTTGCAGCAGTCTTGTTCGTCGACGACGCCGCCGGCGACGACCGAGTAGAAGTGATCACCGCAGGACGCGATCTGACACCCGGGACGGTTCTGACGCCGGCCGATGTGGTCGTCAGCGACTGGGATTCAGCAAGTGTTCCCGAGGGCGCACTGATCGATACGGCTGCGGTGGACGGCCAGACACTCACCGGGCCGGTACGAGCGGGCGAGTTGCTGACCGACGTACGCCTTCTCGGATCTCGGACCGCCACGACGGCATTGGGCACCGAGGCACGCGTCGTACCGGTGCATCTCGCGGACGCCGGAGTGAGCGACCTGCTGCGTGAAGGTGATCAGGTCGACGTGTTGACCGTCGAGGTACAGGAAGACCCTAACGCCGTCCCCGCCGCCCGAGTGCTGGCATCTGGCGCCGTGGTCGTACTCGTCTCCGCCGACGCCGGGGGCAGCAGACAGCGAGATCGCGTGGTGCTGCTCGCGTTACCGACCGACGATGCGACGACGGTGGCCGCCGCGTCGTTGGTCAGTGCACTGACGGTCACGCTGCACTGAAAGGCCCCAGCGTTGAAAGGCTCCGTTACTGGCGATTCACACCGGCCGCAGTACGACGATCTGGGTTAACGTCTGACGAGACAGAACATACCGAACGTTGGGAGAAGGGCTCATGCTGAAGGGCTTCAAAGACTTTCTGTTGCGCGGCAACGTCGTGGACCTCGCAGTTGCAGTGGTCGTCGGTGCGGCATTCACCGCCATCGTCACCGCATTCACCACCAACATCATCAACCCCCTCGTCGCGGCCGTCGGCGGTAGCAACGAACTCGGCTGGGGCATCAAAATACTGTCGGACAACGATGCGACGTTCATCAATCTGGGGGCCGTGGTCACGGCGATCATCAACTTCATCATCATCGCCGCGGTTGTCTACTTCGTGCTGATCCTGCCGGTGAACACCGCGAAGAAGCGCTTCGTCAGCCAGCCGGAGAAGGAACTGAGCGACGTCGACGTGCTGGTGCAGATCCGCGACATCCTCGCGGGCGGAACCGCAGCGGGACAGAAACTTTCGACGGCCGCCGACACCACCGGCGGTAGCGGCGAGGCAATCGATTCCTCCTCCCCCGACTTGGGCAAGCACTCGAAGGACTGACATCTCGCTCGCCCGCGCTTGGTGGGCCCCTTATCGAATGAATGTGCCAGTCACGCACTCTGAGTGCGTGACTGGCACATTCATTCGTTGGTGTGGGTGCTGATGGGACAGACCGAGAGGCCCGTCAGGCGATCAGTTGGAGAACGTCGACAGCGGAAGCGCGTCGAGGGTGATCGTCGTGCCGTCCGCCTCGCATGCAGACTTCACTGCTGCACCGTTGTCGACGAAGGCCTTACCGGATTCGCTGTCGGTGGTCGAGAGTTCGAGGGTGTCCGCCGGCAGTCCATCGCTGAAGGTTGTCAGCGAGCTCGCAACGTCGCCTGATGCGGTGCCAGGCAACGCTTTCAGCTTGTCGACTGCGGCCTGCTTGTCGGCAGTCCATTTGTCGATGTTCTCGGCCGATCCGGGTCCCGCTGCCGCCAGTCCCACAAATGCGTTGTGGTCGGTGGCGAAGGTGTTGCAGACGTCGGTGTTCTCGCCGGAGGCCGCTGGCTCGTCGCTGCTACAACCGGCGGCGAGGCCGAGAGCAAGGATCGCTCCTGCAGCGGCAACTGTGTAACGGGCTTTCGAGTGCATCTTTGGTTCAGTGCCTCTCTGTATACGTCGAACTACTTCTGTGCAGAACATAGTTCAGGCCCGTACGGAGTTATCCGTACGGGCCTGAACTTTTCTCGAGCTTCAGCAGGTGACGTTACGTCACCGAGCTACAACCGATTCGGAAATCAGTTGAGGCGAACCGGAACGCCGTAGGTGATGGCCGTGTCGCCCGCTGCGCTGGTCAGCGAAACATACGGACGGATCGTGACGTTGCCCAGGATGCCGGTGGCGGTACCGTGCAGGTTCGCGACCTGGATGGATCCGCTGGTGCCTGCTGCGTCACCCTCGGAAGAGGTGATGTCGGCCGAGTCGTTGAGCACTGCGTATGCGCTCTCGGACTGAACGACGCCGGGGCCGTTGGCCAGGGCGATGGTTCCGGTGGCCTGCGGGATCAGCTGAACGCCGACGTCGAGGCCGGTGCTGGAGGTGCCGACACCGCCGAGCTCGATGGACGGAGTTCCGGGAGGTGTGACCGGGATCGTGCCGGTCACGGTGGACTCGTTGCCCGAACCGAGGTTGAACTCAGCCGAAGGCGAGGACCAAGAGACCTCGACGCCACCGTTGAGGCTCATCGGGTAGCCGATCTGGTAGCCGATCTTGAGGGTGCCCTCGAAGTCGTCGGCCGTGGGGCCCTGGACGTCGTAGGAAGCCCGACCGTTGGCGAACCACTCACGGGTGAGCGGGTTGCCGTCGAGCGGAGCGACACCGTTGATGAAGGTGTCGGACAGCGTCACCGTGATGGTGTTGCCGGCGCCATCGACGATCGAGTTGGAGCTGTCGACAGCGGCGGAAGCGGTTCCGGTACCGAGTACCAGGCCGACTACCGAAGCGCTGGCAGCAACTGCAACGCTCATGGACTTGAGTCCCCGGCTGCGCCGCGACTTCTGGATCTCCGTCATTTATTCCTCATCATGTTCAGTCCCAGCGCGGTGTCGCACGGGGAAGCTTGTGGCTTTCACCCTCGAACTAGATCGCACGCAACGATGTGTGCGAGCCCGAGCCGGATGGAGCCGTGAAGGCCACATCCTCGATCCAACAGTTCCGAGATGAAGGGCGCGGCACCGGTTGGTCCCACGCCCTGATCCTTGGAAGCTGAGGGGAACATTAGAGGAGATGCCTGACCGTGACAATCCCTACGATCGGCCCCCAAACGTTGCCGACTCGTGATGTGTTTCGGCGGCGTGAACAACTTTCACAGCAGTGTTAGCGATAACCCAAGTCACAGCATCTCTCGGAGGCGTCGAACTGTTACATCCGCCTCATTCACGTAAACCCTCCCTGATGTGGGAATACTCCGACACTGCCATGTCCCGATCGGCCGAATAGTCCGGTCTACTCCGCGTCCACTACGCCCGTTTTGGGCCTTGTCGTCCGAAGCTACCAACAGGTAGCTCGCTAACGCTAGGTAAACGAGTAACTAACAGACCTGTCATTCCAGCCAAGAAAATGTGTCGTGGATCACATCAAAAGTAATGAGGTGGTCGCTGCTGCTTCAACCATTCGTCCGACTGCGAACCGCTCGACTCCGCGTCCGGGCCGTCGTTTCGCTCGTCTCCAGTCGTCTCGGGGAGTACTTCGCCGAAGATGCGAGCGAGCCGGGCCCGTTCTGCTCGGGCCCGGCTCGCTTGGTCTTCGGCCGATCGATCGTCGTTCGGCTCGTTCATCGGCGTCGCTATGCGTCCAGCCCCGACAGCTCGGCTATGACCTGGCTCGCCAGCGGCGTCAGCGTGGCCATGCCGTCGCGAATAGCTGCCCGCGACGACGCCAGGTTGACCACGAGGGTGCTGCCGGACACGCCGACCAAGCCTCTCGACAGGCCCGCGTCCAGCGAGCCCGCTGCCAGACCCGACGAACGCAACGCCTCGCTGATACCCGGAATCTCACGATCGAGTACCTCAGCGGTGACGTCGGGGGTCACGTCACGCGGCGAAACGCCCGTGCCGCCGATCGACACCACCAGGTCGACTCCACCGATCACCGCTGTGTTGAGAGCGTTTCGCACGTCTACTTCGTCGGCAGTCACTGCAACAACGCCGTCGACGAGAAACCCTGCCTCGGTCAACAGTTCGGTGACGAGAGGTCCCGTCGAATCCTTCTCGGTGCTGTGCGCAGTGCGGTCATCCACGATGACGACCAACGCGCGCCCTGCCAGTGGTGCGTCGAGTTCCATACCGCTCACCGTAGTAGTAAGGCCTCCACCCGGCTCACGCTGTGCGTAAATCGTTGCAACCGTCCCGTGCCTGCCCGCTTCCCGCAACATCAGCGACCGCCCGGGAAGGACGGGACCTGGAAGGGCAACTGCTGTTCCTGCTGCTGCGTCTGCGTCTGCGTCTGCTGCGCAGCGGGCTCTGCCGTTCCGAGCGTCACCTTGGCCGTCTTCTCGCTACCGCCGTCGGTGTAGGTGACAGTGACCGAGTCTCCGGGAGCGTGCGAGCGGACCGCCGCGATCAGCGCGTCACCGCTCGAGATGATCCGATCGTCGAGCTTGGTGATCACCGCGCCCTTCGGAATTCCTGCCGACGCCGCCGGACCACCCTCGGTGACCTCGACGACGGTCGCGCCGTTGGCATCGTCCTGCGACGGCACCTGAACCCCGATCATGGCCTGGGTCGCCTTGCCTGTGGTGGTCAGCTCGTCGGCGATGCGCTTGGCCTGATCCACCGGGATTGCGAACCCGAGCCCGATCGAGCCGCTCTGCGTACCGGATCCCTCGCTGCCGCCGAGTGTGGCGATTGCGGTGTTGATACCGATCAGCTGACCGTCGGTGTTGACGAGCGCACCACCGGAGTTGCCCGGGTTGATTGCAGCGTCGGTCTGGATGGCGTCGATCACCGAGTTCTGATTGCCGGACTCACCGGAAGTCGACACCGGCCGGTTGAGTGACGACACGATGCCGGTGGTGACGGTGCCCGCCAATCCGAGGGGTGAACCGATCGCGACAACCTGCTGTCCCACTTCGAGATTCGACGACGAACCGAGTTCGATGGGCGTCAGATTGGATTTGCCTTCGGCTTTGATGACGGCCATGTCCGACACCGAGTCGGCACCGACGATCGTGGCGTCGGCCACCGAGCCGTCCGAGAATGCAACGGTGAGTTTGCCGTTGGCGCCTGCGCCCGTCGCAACGTGGTTGTTGGTGAGGATCAAGCCGTCGCTGCTGAGGATGACGCCCGAGCCCTCACCCTCTTCCTGCGAACCCTTGACCTGAATCTGCACCACACTCGGGAGCACCTTGTTCGCAACGGCCTGAACGGAGCCGTCAGGGAAGTTCGCGGCCGGTTGCGCGGCTGTGACAGTCGAGTTCAACGAATTGCTGACTGCGCCACCGTTGCCGTTGGCGTTGTTGGTCGCGATCGCACCGACCGCGCCGCCGATTCCGCCACCGACCAGAACGAGAGCGATGGCTCCGGCCACCAGCGCCGAGCGACCGGGCCGGGTCTTCACAGCGCCCTGCGTCGAATTCGTCTGCGGTGCAACGTGCTGCGGCTGGGCATGGGCCTGCGTGGACGCCTGGGGATGACCCTGCTGGCCGTACGGCCCGTAGCCGGGCTGGTAGGCCCCCTGTCCGTAGCCGGCGTACTGCTGCGGGTAACCCTGCTGCGGCGGTTGCGACCCTGCGTTGTGGGGTTCGTTCTGCTGTGGCGGGAACTGCTGCGTCGGGTGCTGCTGAGTGGAATCCTGCTGAGCCGGATTCTGCTGAGTCGGATGCTGCTGGGTCGAGTAGTTCTGCTCGTCGCCGCCCGAAGCCCGGTTTGCCGGATGCTGCTCGGACCCGGCACCCTGTCCGGGCTGTTCGGCTTCGTTACGGTCGTCACTCATCGTTGCTGCTTCCTTCAGTAGAGACCTCGACATCCGAGGTCCGCCCGCCTTCTTGCTACTCACTGTGCAGGGCGGTACTGAGAGCGCGCTGAGATCCGGCTATCAGTTTGCCGAGAGTGTGTGGGGATCCGAGGCACCTTCGCCCGGCAGCACGATCCGAATGAGCGCACCGCCGCGTTCGGATACCTCGACCCCGATGGTGCCGCCGTGCTTGACGACCACCTGTCGCACGATGGCAAGCCCCAGGCCACTTCCGGGCATCGAGCGCGACGCCGTGGAGCGGTAGAAGCGCTCGAACACCAACTCGCGATCTTCCTCGGGGATGCCCGGGCCCGCGTCGTCCACCGTCAACTCGAGAAGACCATCACCGATCTGCCGCATAGCGATTCGTACTTCCCCGCCGCTCGGACTCCACTTCGCTGCGTTGTCCAGCACGTTCAGCACTGCCCGCGACAGTCCCGCCTGGTCGCCGTAGACGAACCACGGCATCAGCGTTGCCTCGAAGTCGATTTCGTTGCGGCGTCGGCGTGCTCGTTCGAGGCTGCGTTCGACGGCATCGGCGAGGTCGACGCGCTCGAACACCGTCTCGGGTGCGTCCTCACGCGCCAGATCGACCAGATCTCCTACCAGCGTGGACAGTTCCTGAATCTGCGCCACCACGTCGGTTCGCAGTTCGGCCATGTCCTCGTCCGGAATGGACGGCGCACCGGGGCGACCGGCCGCGATGAGCAACTCCATGTTGGTCCGAAGCGATGTCAACGGTGTGCGCAGTTCGTGGCCTGCGTCGGCGACCAATCTGCTCTGCCTGCCACGAGATTCGGCGAGCGCCCGGAGCATCGTGTTGAAACTCTCTGTCAAACGGGCTAATTCGTCGTCACCGGTTACCGGGATCGGCGTCAGATCATCGGTACGCGCCACTCGTTCGGCAGCGGCTGTCAATCGAGCAATCGGCCGTAAACCGGTGCGGCCCACGGCCATGCCTGCGCCGGCAGCCAACACCACGCCGCAGCCACCCACGATCAACAGAACCCACGCCAGACGATCGAGCACTTCTCCGGTGGGTAGCAGTCGTTGCGCGACGACGAGGGTACTGCCGTCCTCGGTGCGGATGGCCAGCACTCGCTGATCGTCGAGCGTTCGCAGCGACGATTCCTGATCTCCGCGCACCACGGCGAGTTCGGCGTCGCCGATCGGAACCTTCGGCCCGGGTGGGTTGTAGCTCGACATGTCCGGATAGATCAACGCCACGCTCACGTCGGTGCTGTACAGCGTGGCACCGGCAACGAAGCGAGGATCGTACGAAACCAGGGTCGACTCCGCCAAAGCCGATGCACGAGAACGCAATTGCGTGTCCACATCGCCGTACAGCGCCCGCGACACAACCGTGTACGCGGCAATGGCCATGACCGCGACCGCAATTGCCACGACCGAGGCGGCCAGCAGCGTCACCCGCCAGCGCAACGACACCGACCGAGTCAGAGGAGTCGGCGGCCGCATTGCTGTCGGCGGCCGCATCGCGGTGGGCGAGCTTCCGCCGACGTCAGCCGTCTTGCGTCCGAACGGAGCGACCATCACGGGGGCGTTTCGCGTAGGACGTATCCGACACCGCGAACGGTGTGGATCAGCCGCGACTCCCCCTCGGCCTCGGTCTTACGGCGCAGATAGCCGACATACACCTCGAGCGCGTTGCCCGACGTCGGAAAGTCGTAGCCCCAGACTTCCTCGAGGATTCGACTTCTGGTGAGGACTCGGCGTGGATTCGTCATCAGCATCTCGAGCAACGAGAATTCGGTTCGGGTGAGGCTGATGGAGCGTTCGGCACGCGAGACCTCCCGGGTGACCGGGTCCAGAGACAGGTCCGCGAACGTCATGGTCTCCGAGTCGATGCCCGCCTCCATCGCGGTGCGCCGTAGCAACGCTCGCAGACGGGCCAGTAGTTCTTCGAGCGCGAACGGCTTGGGGAGGTAATCGTCGGCCCCCGCATCGAGACCGGCGACGCGCTCGGACACAGAATCCCGAGCCGTCAGCACGAGAATCGGCAGGTCGTCGCCGACACTGCGCAATCGCCTGCACACTTCGAGGCCGTCGAGCCGAGGCATCATCACGTCGAGTACCAACGCATCGGGCCGCCCCGCCGCTACCTGCTCGAGCGCGTCGAGCCCGTCGACCGCCAGGTCCACGGTGTACCCGTTGAACGTCAGCGACCTACGCAGCGACTCACGCACCGCTCGATCGTCGTCGACCACCAATATCCGCATTCGTACAGTTTGTCCTGGTCGACTGAGATCTGTCTGAGAGGGGTACCTACTCCGCCTAGAGCACCGGAAGGTTCCGTGCGAGCGGGAGGTTCCACTTCCGCCACAGCGCAAGCAGACGCAACCCGGTCGCAAGCACTGTTCCCACTACCAGTCCCACGTTCTCCGGCAGTGCCAGAACATCGGCCAACACGACCGTCGACGCGCCGAGCAAGGCCGGCAAGGCGTACAGGTCTCGGTGCAGCAGCAGGGGCACTTCGTTGACCAGCACGTCGCGGATCACGCCGCCGGCCACCGCCGTCGTGGTGCCGATGAGGGCTCCCGACAGGGCGCTTCCGCCTGCAGCCAACGCGATCGTCGCACCGGTCGACGCAAACAGCCCCATCCCGAAGGCGTCGAGCACGAGAACGCCGCGTCGTACCTTGCCCATCTGCCGATGAGCCACGAACACGGCCAGCGACGCAAAAAAGCCGACGGTGATGTTCGGCCACGTGTCCAACGACGTCGGCGGGTGGATTCCCAGAAGCAGATCACGAATGATCCCACCGCCGATACCCGTCGTGATTCCCACGACGCAGACCCCGAATAGGTCCAGTCGTCGATGCACTCCGACCAGGGCACCCGACGCGGCGAACACCGCGATACCGATCAGACCCAACACGTCGAGAAGCATCGGATCAGCATGTCACGGCACTGACAGGGTTTTGACAGCAACATCCGAGCGCGACCACAGGACCGACGAGCACATTCGAGTCGTCACCGATTCCAACCTCAGGAGCACGTCATGCGTATCGGATTCAAGAAGACCATTGCCACCATCGCCGTAGCCGGTGCCCTCTCACTCGGTGGCGGCGCCATCGCCCAAGCCGACACAGATCGCGCGACGATTCCCGATGTTGTCGGCATCTCCGAATCAGCCGCCTTACAGGCTCTCGCGGATGCTGGTTTCACCAACGTGACCACCAACTACGACCGACCGGATGCCATCGTGATTGGAACGAGCTTCCAGGCCGGGACCCAGGTCAACGAGAACGCGTCCATCCTGGTCATGGTCGGACGCGATTAGCTCAACCGCATGGTTCCGTTGTCGTCGACGCGTCATCCCTGGTTGTGACAGATTCCCGGGATCACACCGTCGGGGTCAGCGATAGGACCGTGGCACCCGCCGAACGTGGGTTGCGGCGTCTTGACAGGCACCGCACCCGCGGCGGGATCGACTGCGAACGCTCGGGCGTCGTCGAATCTACCCGTGGACGAGGTAGCGATAGTCTCGATCGAGTGCCGTCCGGCACATCTGTTTCTCGAACCGAGGTGACCCGAAGTGCCGATCGTCGACAACGCCGTCTACGTGGAGGGGAAGCGAACCGCTAATCCCGAAAGCCTCGATATCACTTTCGAGTGCATGCGAGATCGCCACGGAATGGCATGGATTGGCCTCTACCGACCCGAGCTCAGCGAAATCAACGCTGTGGCAAACGAATTCGGGCTGCATCGGCTGGCCGTAGAGGATGCCATTGCGGCCCATCAACGGCCCAAGCTCGAACGCTATGCCGAGCAGCTCTTCGTCGTACTGCGCCCCGCCAGATACATCGACGAGACCGAAAAGGTCGAATTCGGCGAATTGCACATTTTTCTCGGCGCAGATTTTGTGGTGACCATTCGCCACGCCGAATCGCCCGAACTCGGGAAAGTGCGACACCGGCTCGAGGAATCCCCCGAATTGCTCGGACTGGGGCCCGAAGCGATCCTGTACGGCATCCTCGATCAGGTCGTCGACGAATACGTTCCCGTCATCAAGGGCTTGCAAACCGACATCGACGAGATCGAGGATCAACTGTTCACCGGCGATCCGAGTGTGTCGCGCCGAATCTATTCACTGTTGCGTGAGGTATCCGAATTCGACCGCGCGGCAAAGCCTCTGGTCGAGATGATCGAATCACTCAAGCGTGGGTCGGACAAGTATCACGTCGACGTCGAATTGCAGCGCAACCTTCGCGACGTGCTGGACCACGCGATCCGCATCTCGGACCGCATCGAGGCGTTCCGGTCCAATCTGCAGAACGCGATGACCGTGCACTCCACCATGGTGGCGCAGCAGCAGAACGAAGAAATGCGCAACATGACCCAGGTCAGCCTCGAACAGAACGAACAGGTCAAGCGCATTTCATCCTGGGGTGCAATACTTTTCGCACCCTCGCTCATCGCCGCCATCTACGGCATGAACTTCGACGACATGCCCGAACTGAAATGGCAGTTCGGCTATCCACTCGCGCTGGTCGCCATGGTGATCTGTTCCAGCGCGCTGTACGTGGTGTTCAAACGCCAGAAGTGGCTGTAGAGCGGCTTCGCCGCATGTGAGTGGAACTTCGTAGCAGGGGTCGAAGTTCCACTCACATGGGCACTCAGGAGGAGCCGAACCTCGGACCGATCGGGATGTCGCGGGTGAAGGTCAACCTGTCGAATTCGTTGCCGTATTCGTCGA
The nucleotide sequence above comes from Rhodococcoides fascians A25f. Encoded proteins:
- a CDS encoding HAMP domain-containing sensor histidine kinase, which codes for MVAPFGRKTADVGGSSPTAMRPPTAMRPPTPLTRSVSLRWRVTLLAASVVAIAVAVMAIAAYTVVSRALYGDVDTQLRSRASALAESTLVSYDPRFVAGATLYSTDVSVALIYPDMSSYNPPGPKVPIGDAELAVVRGDQESSLRTLDDQRVLAIRTEDGSTLVVAQRLLPTGEVLDRLAWVLLIVGGCGVVLAAGAGMAVGRTGLRPIARLTAAAERVARTDDLTPIPVTGDDELARLTESFNTMLRALAESRGRQSRLVADAGHELRTPLTSLRTNMELLIAAGRPGAPSIPDEDMAELRTDVVAQIQELSTLVGDLVDLAREDAPETVFERVDLADAVERSLERARRRRNEIDFEATLMPWFVYGDQAGLSRAVLNVLDNAAKWSPSGGEVRIAMRQIGDGLLELTVDDAGPGIPEEDRELVFERFYRSTASRSMPGSGLGLAIVRQVVVKHGGTIGVEVSERGGALIRIVLPGEGASDPHTLSAN
- a CDS encoding PASTA domain-containing protein; this translates as MRIGFKKTIATIAVAGALSLGGGAIAQADTDRATIPDVVGISESAALQALADAGFTNVTTNYDRPDAIVIGTSFQAGTQVNENASILVMVGRD
- a CDS encoding SAF domain-containing protein, translated to MTARKNRLDSTLLDSITLRPAWVGSPKFRRVAAGALVALAAVLFVDDAAGDDRVEVITAGRDLTPGTVLTPADVVVSDWDSASVPEGALIDTAAVDGQTLTGPVRAGELLTDVRLLGSRTATTALGTEARVVPVHLADAGVSDLLREGDQVDVLTVEVQEDPNAVPAARVLASGAVVVLVSADAGGSRQRDRVVLLALPTDDATTVAAASLVSALTVTLH
- a CDS encoding response regulator transcription factor, which produces MRILVVDDDRAVRESLRRSLTFNGYTVDLAVDGLDALEQVAAGRPDALVLDVMMPRLDGLEVCRRLRSVGDDLPILVLTARDSVSERVAGLDAGADDYLPKPFALEELLARLRALLRRTAMEAGIDSETMTFADLSLDPVTREVSRAERSISLTRTEFSLLEMLMTNPRRVLTRSRILEEVWGYDFPTSGNALEVYVGYLRRKTEAEGESRLIHTVRGVGYVLRETPP
- a CDS encoding MogA/MoaB family molybdenum cofactor biosynthesis protein, which codes for MELDAPLAGRALVVIVDDRTAHSTEKDSTGPLVTELLTEAGFLVDGVVAVTADEVDVRNALNTAVIGGVDLVVSIGGTGVSPRDVTPDVTAEVLDREIPGISEALRSSGLAAGSLDAGLSRGLVGVSGSTLVVNLASSRAAIRDGMATLTPLASQVIAELSGLDA
- the corA gene encoding magnesium/cobalt transporter CorA, with protein sequence MPIVDNAVYVEGKRTANPESLDITFECMRDRHGMAWIGLYRPELSEINAVANEFGLHRLAVEDAIAAHQRPKLERYAEQLFVVLRPARYIDETEKVEFGELHIFLGADFVVTIRHAESPELGKVRHRLEESPELLGLGPEAILYGILDQVVDEYVPVIKGLQTDIDEIEDQLFTGDPSVSRRIYSLLREVSEFDRAAKPLVEMIESLKRGSDKYHVDVELQRNLRDVLDHAIRISDRIEAFRSNLQNAMTVHSTMVAQQQNEEMRNMTQVSLEQNEQVKRISSWGAILFAPSLIAAIYGMNFDDMPELKWQFGYPLALVAMVICSSALYVVFKRQKWL
- a CDS encoding trimeric intracellular cation channel family protein codes for the protein MLLDVLGLIGIAVFAASGALVGVHRRLDLFGVCVVGITTGIGGGIIRDLLLGIHPPTSLDTWPNITVGFFASLAVFVAHRQMGKVRRGVLVLDAFGMGLFASTGATIALAAGGSALSGALIGTTTAVAGGVIRDVLVNEVPLLLHRDLYALPALLGASTVVLADVLALPENVGLVVGTVLATGLRLLALWRKWNLPLARNLPVL
- a CDS encoding S1C family serine protease, which produces MSDDRNEAEQPGQGAGSEQHPANRASGGDEQNYSTQQHPTQQNPAQQDSTQQHPTQQFPPQQNEPHNAGSQPPQQGYPQQYAGYGQGAYQPGYGPYGQQGHPQASTQAHAQPQHVAPQTNSTQGAVKTRPGRSALVAGAIALVLVGGGIGGAVGAIATNNANGNGGAVSNSLNSTVTAAQPAANFPDGSVQAVANKVLPSVVQIQVKGSQEEGEGSGVILSSDGLILTNNHVATGAGANGKLTVAFSDGSVADATIVGADSVSDMAVIKAEGKSNLTPIELGSSSNLEVGQQVVAIGSPLGLAGTVTTGIVSSLNRPVSTSGESGNQNSVIDAIQTDAAINPGNSGGALVNTDGQLIGINTAIATLGGSEGSGTQSGSIGLGFAIPVDQAKRIADELTTTGKATQAMIGVQVPSQDDANGATVVEVTEGGPAASAGIPKGAVITKLDDRIISSGDALIAAVRSHAPGDSVTVTYTDGGSEKTAKVTLGTAEPAAQQTQTQTQQQEQQLPFQVPSFPGGR
- a CDS encoding MspA family porin — encoded protein: MTEIQKSRRSRGLKSMSVAVAASASVVGLVLGTGTASAAVDSSNSIVDGAGNTITVTLSDTFINGVAPLDGNPLTREWFANGRASYDVQGPTADDFEGTLKIGYQIGYPMSLNGGVEVSWSSPSAEFNLGSGNESTVTGTIPVTPPGTPSIELGGVGTSSTGLDVGVQLIPQATGTIALANGPGVVQSESAYAVLNDSADITSSEGDAAGTSGSIQVANLHGTATGILGNVTIRPYVSLTSAAGDTAITYGVPVRLN
- a CDS encoding FmdB family zinc ribbon protein codes for the protein MPTYSYACTECDNRFDIVQSFTDDTLTVCPACSGKLRKLFNSVGIVFKGSGFYRTDSRGGSSTSSEGAGEKKSDAAAAKSDSKSESKSDSKPAEKKSSDSSSSSSSSSSSTTKAAASQ
- the mscL gene encoding large conductance mechanosensitive channel protein MscL, whose translation is MLKGFKDFLLRGNVVDLAVAVVVGAAFTAIVTAFTTNIINPLVAAVGGSNELGWGIKILSDNDATFINLGAVVTAIINFIIIAAVVYFVLILPVNTAKKRFVSQPEKELSDVDVLVQIRDILAGGTAAGQKLSTAADTTGGSGEAIDSSSPDLGKHSKD